Proteins encoded within one genomic window of Dermatophilus congolensis:
- a CDS encoding gamma-glutamyltransferase has protein sequence MTGVAIAAPSPAAVEAATAVSADGGNAVDAAIAAVCVATVTEFGITGPMGGGFINVWQPGHEPVVIDANTEMPGRGITADRLGRGLRRFDFDYFGPVTLYGGHASVGTPGLFAGLDHAHRRWARLPWHTLINNAAVVARDGFPLGASAAFWLDRAADHLFGWNAECVDYIRQAPDRSRPVAGQIMRSSDLARSFETIARDGVSTLYIGEIAHIIAEDMAANEGLISREDLAAYRVVERPALRARIGEYDVATNPPPSIGGPVLAACLRTLEHRCTGDRISAADIIETLRLVLGYRWSVIDLAEDLAEAGSELIRLLDAEGPQRLSLLSSSPDTVHVSVVDADGMACSITTSCGYCSGYIAPGTGLMFNNALGEAELNRRGFHSMPPGTRIASNMAPTTARTDGGAVLAVGSPGADRITTALFQVLAALAFDKASLQEAIVHPRIHLAAESEGIVLRLEAHPAAEKAAQASGLPVILSEGLTMYFGGVGAAARDCDGILHAVGDPRRQAATAVHL, from the coding sequence ATGACAGGCGTCGCGATCGCTGCCCCTTCACCAGCGGCGGTCGAAGCCGCCACAGCCGTATCCGCAGATGGCGGCAATGCTGTCGATGCAGCAATCGCCGCCGTCTGCGTGGCTACTGTCACCGAATTCGGGATCACCGGGCCCATGGGCGGCGGATTCATCAACGTATGGCAGCCCGGCCACGAACCTGTCGTCATCGACGCCAACACCGAAATGCCCGGTCGAGGTATTACTGCTGACCGCCTCGGCCGCGGTCTACGGCGCTTCGACTTTGACTATTTCGGGCCTGTCACCCTCTACGGCGGACACGCAAGCGTAGGAACACCAGGGCTGTTCGCCGGTCTGGACCATGCGCACCGCAGGTGGGCGCGGTTACCGTGGCACACCCTGATCAACAACGCTGCCGTCGTCGCCAGAGATGGCTTCCCGCTTGGGGCGTCCGCAGCGTTCTGGCTCGACCGCGCAGCGGATCATCTTTTTGGCTGGAACGCTGAATGCGTTGATTACATTCGTCAAGCCCCCGACCGCAGCCGACCAGTCGCTGGGCAAATCATGCGCTCAAGTGACCTGGCACGTAGCTTCGAAACCATCGCCCGCGATGGTGTGTCCACTCTCTATATCGGCGAGATCGCCCACATCATCGCCGAAGACATGGCAGCTAACGAGGGGCTCATCAGTCGGGAAGACCTTGCGGCCTACCGCGTGGTTGAACGTCCTGCCCTACGTGCCCGGATAGGCGAATACGACGTCGCTACTAACCCTCCCCCATCGATTGGTGGACCGGTCTTAGCGGCGTGTCTACGCACGCTAGAGCACCGCTGCACCGGCGATCGGATCAGCGCAGCAGACATCATCGAAACCTTGCGCCTGGTTTTGGGATACCGGTGGTCTGTCATCGACCTTGCCGAAGACCTCGCTGAAGCCGGATCAGAACTCATTCGGCTCCTCGATGCGGAGGGTCCACAGCGGCTTTCTCTGTTGTCATCATCACCAGACACAGTGCATGTTTCGGTCGTCGATGCTGATGGCATGGCGTGTTCCATCACCACCTCGTGCGGTTACTGCTCAGGGTACATCGCGCCAGGCACCGGGCTCATGTTCAACAATGCTCTGGGAGAAGCTGAGCTGAACCGACGTGGTTTTCATAGCATGCCGCCGGGAACCCGGATCGCCTCGAACATGGCCCCCACCACAGCCCGCACCGATGGTGGAGCTGTTCTTGCTGTGGGTTCTCCAGGAGCGGACCGAATCACGACAGCGCTGTTCCAGGTACTTGCCGCTCTGGCTTTCGATAAGGCTTCTTTACAGGAAGCTATCGTGCATCCGCGTATCCACCTCGCGGCAGAGTCAGAAGGAATCGTACTTCGGCTGGAGGCGCATCCTGCCGCTGAAAAAGCAGCCCAAGCATCAGGGCTGCCCGTGATCCTTTCTGAAGGATTAACCATGTACTTCGGTGGTGTAGGGGCAGCTGCTCGTGACTGTGACGGGATCCTTCACGCTGTTGGGGATCCGCGCAGGCAAGCAGCCACTGCCGTTCACCTGTGA
- the nucS gene encoding endonuclease NucS, producing the protein MRLVIANCAVDYVGRLNAHLALAPRLLMVKADGSVLVHSDGGSYKPLNWMSPPCTLTEKEPEQVEREAGITRIWVVNHNKTDDYLRIKIAEILSDTSIELGVDPGLVKDGVEAHLQELLAANIHFLGEGHTLVRREFPTAIGPVDIMARDANGQSVAVEIKRRGEIDGVEQLTRYLELLNRDPLLTSAGPVLGVFAAQEIKPQARTLATDRGIRCLILDYDQLRGIDDSSFRLF; encoded by the coding sequence GTGCGCCTCGTCATCGCGAACTGTGCCGTCGACTATGTCGGCCGCCTCAACGCCCACCTTGCCCTCGCGCCACGACTTCTCATGGTCAAAGCCGATGGCTCCGTCCTCGTCCACAGTGACGGCGGCTCCTATAAACCCCTCAACTGGATGTCGCCTCCCTGCACACTGACCGAAAAAGAACCCGAACAGGTCGAACGCGAAGCAGGAATTACCCGGATTTGGGTGGTGAACCACAACAAGACCGACGACTACCTCCGTATCAAAATCGCCGAGATCCTTTCCGACACCTCTATCGAACTAGGTGTCGACCCTGGCCTAGTTAAAGATGGAGTGGAAGCCCACCTACAAGAACTCCTCGCTGCCAATATTCACTTCCTCGGCGAGGGACACACCCTTGTTCGTCGCGAATTCCCTACCGCCATCGGCCCGGTAGATATCATGGCTCGCGATGCCAACGGACAATCCGTCGCTGTAGAGATCAAACGACGCGGCGAAATTGACGGCGTGGAACAACTCACCCGCTACCTGGAACTGCTCAACCGAGATCCGCTCCTGACCTCAGCTGGACCTGTACTGGGTGTCTTCGCTGCACAAGAAATCAAACCTCAGGCACGCACACTGGCCACCGACCGCGGAATCCGCTGTCTCATCCTGGATTACGACCAGCTGCGCGGCATCGACGACTCTTCTTTCCGACTTTTCTAG
- the mce gene encoding methylmalonyl-CoA epimerase gives MTATTSGLFTHIDHVGIAVRDLDEAIRFYEDKYGMKMVHREQNEEQGVAEAMMAVGDSTSCIQLLAPLNEDSTIAKFIGKNGVGIQQMAYRVENIDDVCATLRERGLRLLYDTPKTGTAGSRINFIHPKDAGGVLVELVEPATGAH, from the coding sequence ATGACTGCAACTACATCCGGCCTTTTCACCCATATCGACCACGTGGGCATCGCTGTGCGTGACCTCGACGAAGCAATTCGCTTCTACGAGGACAAGTACGGGATGAAGATGGTTCACCGCGAACAGAACGAAGAGCAAGGCGTCGCCGAAGCAATGATGGCCGTCGGGGACTCCACCTCCTGCATCCAGCTCCTAGCCCCTCTGAACGAAGACTCCACCATCGCCAAGTTCATCGGGAAAAACGGTGTCGGAATCCAACAGATGGCCTACCGCGTTGAAAACATCGACGACGTGTGTGCCACGCTGCGCGAGCGCGGGCTACGCCTGCTCTACGACACTCCCAAAACCGGTACCGCTGGCAGCCGTATCAACTTCATCCACCCCAAAGACGCTGGAGGTGTCCTCGTCGAGCTAGTCGAACCAGCTACCGGCGCGCACTGA
- a CDS encoding co-chaperone YbbN codes for MSTPSFSSGAMRGAVDLSSLGQGTPAASAEAPTEGGAAALRVNGTEATFQELVLGTRDVAALFVLYSASRPETEQAVEQAVAAASIVQGRLRVVAFDVDAFPAVAQAFQAQQIPMTFGVIAGQPIPLFPGVQPAPQLAPMVNELLTVAAQNGVTGRIEATESTGAAPAEELPPLHQEAFDAIQAGDYAAARAAYAKALEQNPKDSAATAGMAQVGLLERLATVDAAAMRAAAAEDPKNVQAALAVADIDVAGGHVEDAFARLIDLIRVTVEDERDAVRARLLELFEVVGSRDERVLKARRALMAALF; via the coding sequence ATGAGCACTCCTTCCTTCTCGTCCGGCGCTATGCGCGGCGCTGTTGATTTGTCGTCATTGGGGCAGGGGACGCCTGCGGCTTCTGCTGAGGCACCCACTGAAGGTGGCGCGGCCGCGTTGCGTGTGAACGGTACGGAAGCGACATTCCAGGAGCTTGTCCTGGGAACCCGTGATGTTGCGGCGTTGTTCGTCTTGTACTCGGCTTCTCGCCCAGAAACTGAACAGGCGGTGGAGCAGGCCGTCGCAGCGGCTTCCATAGTGCAGGGACGGCTGCGGGTGGTGGCCTTTGATGTTGACGCGTTCCCGGCAGTGGCGCAGGCATTCCAGGCTCAGCAGATCCCGATGACTTTCGGAGTGATCGCTGGGCAGCCGATTCCGTTGTTCCCTGGCGTGCAGCCTGCCCCGCAGCTCGCTCCGATGGTGAACGAATTGTTGACGGTTGCGGCTCAAAACGGAGTGACCGGCCGCATCGAAGCAACAGAAAGCACTGGCGCGGCCCCAGCCGAAGAGCTTCCGCCGCTGCACCAAGAAGCATTCGACGCGATCCAAGCAGGCGACTATGCCGCCGCTCGTGCTGCCTACGCCAAGGCACTGGAGCAGAACCCCAAAGATTCGGCAGCTACCGCAGGAATGGCCCAAGTAGGCCTGCTCGAACGCCTAGCCACAGTCGATGCTGCCGCGATGCGGGCAGCAGCCGCCGAAGATCCCAAGAATGTGCAGGCAGCGCTCGCGGTTGCTGATATTGATGTGGCTGGTGGCCATGTTGAGGACGCGTTCGCGCGGTTGATTGACCTGATTCGGGTCACGGTTGAGGACGAGCGCGATGCGGTGCGAGCGCGGTTGTTGGAGTTGTTTGAGGTTGTTGGTTCCCGTGACGAGCGGGTGTTGAAGGCACGGCGCGCGTTGATGGCTGCGCTGTTCTGA
- a CDS encoding DUF805 domain-containing protein translates to MNTLKPGEAIGTCLRQFFVFSGRARRSEYWWFFAFSVAAMFVTTLIDAVLFPFTVSELTALGPLGNVVSLVLLVPMLAVGSRRMHDTGRSAWWLLIQLIPLLGPVVFGILAARRGTAGHNTFGAAPTGGFAGQAQFSHV, encoded by the coding sequence ATGAACACTCTTAAACCTGGTGAGGCCATCGGCACATGCTTGCGACAGTTCTTCGTTTTCTCTGGCCGTGCTCGCCGCAGCGAGTACTGGTGGTTTTTCGCTTTTAGTGTCGCGGCAATGTTTGTCACGACCCTGATTGATGCAGTTCTTTTCCCGTTCACGGTATCTGAGCTCACGGCGCTAGGACCGTTGGGGAATGTGGTGAGCCTGGTGCTGTTGGTGCCCATGCTGGCGGTCGGATCTCGCCGCATGCATGACACAGGACGTTCTGCCTGGTGGTTGCTTATTCAACTGATCCCGCTGCTGGGCCCGGTTGTTTTCGGAATTCTCGCGGCACGTCGTGGTACGGCTGGTCATAACACCTTCGGCGCAGCCCCCACTGGTGGTTTTGCGGGACAGGCGCAGTTTTCACACGTCTGA
- the pgm gene encoding phosphoglucomutase (alpha-D-glucose-1,6-bisphosphate-dependent) → MAINRAGQLAEPSDLIDIAEIVTAYYTRIPDAANPDQQVVFGTSGHRGSSVKTSFNEQHILATTQAIVDYRTEQGYDGPLFIGRDTHALSEPAMTSALEVLVANNITVMVDTENGYTPTPAISHAILRANKGKIGGVTDMPAHTGLADGIVVTPSHNPPTDGGFKYNPPHGGPADTNATTWIANRANAYIAKALDGVKRAPHTQVTAHVTPYDFKGIYVADLENVIDMDAIKTSGIRIGADPLGGAAVAYWAAIGEHYGLNLEVVNPLVDATWRFMTLDWDEKIRMDCSSPAAMASLIAMKDTYDIATGNDADADRHGIVTPDAGLMNPNHFLAVAIQYLYSHRPGWPANGFVGKTLVSSAMIDRVAATLGRELVEVPVGFKWFVPGLLDGSGPFGGEESAGASFLRFDGTVWTTDKDGIILALLASEIRAKTGKSPSEHYAELVAAHGEPAYARVDAPANREQKATLKNLSATDVTAEQLAGEPITAKLTEAPGNGAPIGGLKVMTESAWFAARPSGTEDVYKIYAESFKGPDHLAQVQEEAKSVVAAALGS, encoded by the coding sequence ATGGCTATCAACCGCGCTGGACAGCTTGCTGAACCCTCAGACCTCATCGACATCGCCGAAATCGTCACTGCCTACTACACCCGCATCCCTGACGCCGCTAACCCTGACCAACAGGTCGTTTTCGGCACTTCAGGCCACCGCGGAAGCAGCGTAAAAACCTCCTTCAACGAACAGCACATCCTGGCCACCACCCAAGCCATCGTCGACTACCGCACTGAACAGGGATACGACGGCCCCTTGTTCATCGGCCGTGACACCCACGCTCTGTCTGAACCAGCCATGACAAGCGCACTAGAAGTACTCGTCGCCAACAACATCACCGTCATGGTCGATACCGAAAACGGCTACACCCCCACGCCAGCGATCTCTCACGCCATCCTGCGAGCGAACAAAGGAAAAATTGGTGGCGTCACCGACATGCCAGCCCACACCGGGTTGGCTGATGGGATCGTCGTCACGCCCAGCCATAACCCGCCCACTGACGGAGGGTTCAAATACAACCCGCCCCATGGCGGCCCCGCCGACACAAACGCCACGACCTGGATCGCCAACCGTGCTAACGCCTACATCGCCAAGGCCCTTGATGGCGTGAAACGAGCGCCACACACGCAGGTCACCGCGCACGTCACGCCCTATGACTTCAAAGGCATTTACGTTGCCGATCTCGAAAACGTCATCGACATGGACGCGATCAAAACTTCAGGCATCCGCATCGGCGCTGACCCCCTGGGCGGCGCCGCCGTAGCGTACTGGGCCGCTATCGGTGAGCACTACGGCCTGAACCTTGAAGTGGTCAACCCTCTGGTCGATGCCACGTGGCGCTTCATGACTCTGGACTGGGACGAAAAGATCCGCATGGACTGTTCCTCTCCTGCGGCGATGGCTTCTCTCATCGCCATGAAAGACACCTACGACATCGCTACCGGCAACGATGCCGACGCAGACCGACACGGCATCGTCACCCCCGATGCCGGACTGATGAACCCCAACCACTTCCTCGCCGTAGCAATCCAATACCTCTACTCACACCGTCCCGGGTGGCCAGCCAATGGATTCGTCGGCAAAACGCTTGTCAGCTCCGCGATGATCGACCGGGTTGCAGCCACGCTCGGCCGCGAACTGGTCGAAGTACCGGTTGGATTCAAATGGTTCGTTCCTGGACTTCTCGATGGATCCGGCCCCTTCGGGGGAGAGGAGTCCGCTGGCGCCAGCTTCCTACGATTCGACGGAACTGTCTGGACCACCGACAAAGACGGCATCATCCTGGCCTTGCTTGCCAGCGAAATCCGAGCAAAAACAGGTAAGAGCCCTTCCGAGCACTATGCCGAGCTCGTGGCCGCGCATGGCGAGCCTGCCTATGCCCGTGTTGATGCCCCCGCGAACCGCGAACAAAAAGCCACATTGAAAAACCTCTCGGCTACCGACGTGACCGCTGAACAACTCGCTGGTGAGCCAATCACTGCCAAACTCACTGAGGCACCCGGCAACGGCGCCCCCATAGGCGGCCTCAAAGTGATGACCGAATCTGCATGGTTCGCTGCCCGTCCATCTGGCACTGAAGACGTCTACAAAATCTACGCAGAATCCTTCAAAGGCCCTGACCACCTTGCCCAGGTGCAAGAAGAAGCGAAGAGCGTTGTCGCAGCAGCTCTAGGCAGCTAG
- a CDS encoding lipase family protein, with amino-acid sequence MPAVRKLACTLLATTLVVAHANASSANEHDIPGTAGAKTVTGATEPPRPAFYEPPASITGKPGSVIRSEAADTVADPLKVHDKNFTHRRVMYTTKDRQGHPIAATGLVIVPKARWIGPGKKRPLIVHAPGTQGTGDRCVASRQFQKFSQYEILFMKDLLLRGYAIAVPDYQGLGTPGTHTYMVRGAQAHAVLDMARAARSMDLPGIDGSTPIGLNGYSQGGGAVAAAAELAPEYAPELDIKGVAAGAVPANLAAVAEKIDGGPYAAFGLYSALGLFSSYHLDPKKYVNDKGIDLLKKAENHCTLELKTFKNLDTAKYTQTGKKLTSFFDTAPLKDVIEDNRIGRRTPKAPVLITHARGDDVIPYAVGKQLAKDWCSRGGDVQFRTHLDGMHALGAFPHAAAAQLWFEGRFAGKTNQRSNCSSLK; translated from the coding sequence GTGCCTGCCGTCCGCAAACTTGCTTGCACTCTGCTTGCCACCACCCTCGTCGTTGCGCATGCCAATGCCTCATCAGCCAACGAACACGACATTCCCGGCACCGCTGGAGCCAAAACCGTCACCGGTGCCACTGAACCGCCACGCCCCGCCTTCTACGAACCTCCTGCCTCCATCACAGGCAAGCCAGGCTCTGTGATCCGTTCCGAAGCTGCCGACACGGTCGCTGACCCGCTCAAAGTGCACGACAAAAACTTCACGCACCGCCGGGTCATGTACACGACCAAAGACCGCCAAGGACACCCCATCGCCGCTACCGGTCTAGTGATCGTGCCCAAAGCGCGCTGGATTGGCCCGGGCAAAAAACGCCCACTCATCGTGCACGCACCGGGCACCCAAGGCACCGGTGACCGATGCGTTGCCTCCCGCCAATTCCAGAAATTCAGCCAGTACGAAATCCTCTTCATGAAGGACCTTCTCCTACGTGGCTATGCCATCGCCGTACCGGACTATCAGGGCCTAGGCACACCAGGAACACACACGTACATGGTTCGTGGTGCACAGGCACACGCTGTGCTCGACATGGCTCGCGCTGCCCGCTCCATGGATCTTCCCGGTATCGACGGCTCCACTCCCATTGGCCTCAACGGGTATTCCCAAGGTGGTGGAGCCGTCGCCGCGGCAGCAGAACTTGCTCCTGAATACGCCCCCGAACTGGACATCAAAGGTGTAGCTGCCGGCGCTGTCCCAGCAAACCTGGCTGCCGTAGCAGAAAAGATCGACGGTGGACCGTACGCCGCATTTGGCCTGTACTCGGCACTCGGTTTGTTCAGCTCCTACCACCTCGACCCCAAAAAATATGTCAACGACAAAGGGATCGACCTGCTCAAGAAAGCCGAAAACCACTGCACGCTGGAGCTGAAAACATTCAAAAACCTCGACACCGCCAAATACACCCAGACCGGGAAAAAACTGACATCGTTCTTTGACACCGCCCCGTTGAAGGACGTAATCGAAGACAACCGCATCGGTCGCCGTACCCCGAAAGCGCCCGTTTTGATCACACATGCACGCGGTGACGATGTCATCCCTTATGCAGTGGGTAAGCAGCTCGCTAAAGATTGGTGCTCCCGCGGCGGCGATGTGCAATTCCGCACCCACTTGGATGGCATGCACGCTTTGGGGGCATTCCCACACGCCGCAGCAGCCCAATTGTGGTTCGAGGGAAGGTTCGCTGGGAAAACGAACCAGCGCAGCAACTGCAGCTCTTTGAAGTAA